A genomic stretch from Mesoplodon densirostris isolate mMesDen1 chromosome 3, mMesDen1 primary haplotype, whole genome shotgun sequence includes:
- the LOC132485171 gene encoding elongation factor 1-alpha 1-like, with translation MGKEKTHINIVVIGHVDSGKSITTGHLIYKCGGIEKRTIEKFEKEAAKMGKGSFKYACVLDKLKAECKRDITIDISLWKFETSKYYVTITDAPGHKDFIKNMITGTSQADCAVLIVAAGVGEFEASISKNGQTSEYALLAYTLGVKQLIVGVNKMDSTETPYSQKRNDEIVKEVSTYIKKIGYNPDTVAFVPISGWNGHNMLEPSANMPWFKGWKVTHKDGNASGTTLLEALDCILPPTRPTDKPLRLSLQDVYKIGGIGTVPVGQVETGVLKPGMVVTFAPVNVTTEVKSVEMHHEAFSEALPGDNVGFNVKNVSVKDVRRGNVAGDSENDSPMEAAGFTAQVIILNHPGHISAGYAPVLDCQTAHIACKFSKLKEKIDRRSGKKLEDGPKFLKSGDAAIVDMVPGKPMCVESFSDYPPLGHFAVRDMRPTVALGVIKAMDKKEAGVGKVTKSAQKAQKAK, from the coding sequence ATGGGAAAGGAGAAGACCCACATCAACATTGTTGTCATCGGACATGTAGATTCGGGGAAGTCCATCACTACTGGCCATCTGATCTACAAATGTGGTGGGATCGAGAAGAGAACCATTGAAAAGTTCGAGAAGGAGGCTGCCAAGATGGGGAAGGGCTCCTTCAAGTATGCCTGTGTCTTGGACAAACTGAAAGCTGAATGCAAGCGTGATATCACCATTGATATCTCCCTATGGAAATTCGAGACCAGCAAGTACTATGTGACCATCACTGATGCCCCAGGACACAAAGACTTCATCAAAAACATGATTACAGGCACATCCCAGGCTGACTGTGCTGTCCTGATTGTTGCTGCTGGTGTTGGTGAATTTGAAGCAAGTATTTCCAAGAATGGACAGACCAGTGAGTATGCCCTTCTGGCCTACACTCTGGGTGTGAAACAACTAATTGTTGGAGTTAACAAAATGGATTCCACCGAGACACCCTACAGCCAGAAAAGAAACGACGAAATTGTAAAGGAAGTCAGCACCTACATTAAGAAAATTGGCTACAACCCCGACACAGTAGCATTTGTACCAATTTCTGGCTGGAATGGTCACAACATGCTGGAGCCAAGTGCTAACATGCCATGGTTCAAGGGATGGAAAGTCACCCATAAAGATGGCAATGCCAGTGGAACCACACTGCTTGAAGCTCTGGATTGCATCCTGCCACCAACTCGCCCAACTGACAAGCCCTTGCGTTTGTCCCTCCAGGACGTCTACAAAATTGGTGGTATTGGTACTGTCCCTGTGGGTCAAGTGGAGACTGGTGTTCTCAAACCTGGCATGGTGGTCACCTTTGCTCCAGTCAACGTGACAACTGAAGTGAAGTCTGTTGAAATGCACCATGAAGCTTTCAGTGAAGCCCTTCCTGGGGACAATGTGGGCTTCAATGTCAAGAACGTGTCTGTCAAAGACGTTCGTCGTGGCAATGTGGCTGGTGACAGCGAAAATGACTCCCCGATGGAAGCAGCTGGGTTCACAGCTCAGGTGATTATCTTGAACCATCCAGGCCATATCAGTGCTGGCTATGCACCTGTGCTGGATTGTCAAACAGCTCACATTGCCTGCAAGTTTTCTAAGCTGAAGGAGAAGATCGATCGTCGTTCTGGGAAAAAGCTGGAAGATGGCCCCAAATTCTTGAAATCTGGTGATGCTGCCATCGTTGATATGGTTCCTGGAAAACCCATGTGTGTTGAGAGCTTCTCTGACTATCCTCCTCTGGGCCACTTTGCTGTTCGTGACATGAGGCCGACGGTTGCTCTGGGTGTCATCAAAGCAATGGACAAGAAGGAAGCTGGAGTTGGCAAGGTCACCAAGTCTGCCCAGAAAGCTCAGAAGGCTAAATGA